One segment of Labrus mixtus chromosome 10, fLabMix1.1, whole genome shotgun sequence DNA contains the following:
- the LOC132982520 gene encoding E3 ubiquitin-protein ligase TRIM39-like has translation MASCSEEDLCCSVCCDIFKHPVILSCSHSFCKACLQRWWREKQAQECPVCRKRSSRSEPPINLALKNMCEAFLLQRDQRASSDSEDLCSLHSEKLRLFCLDHQQPACLVCRDSKQHTNHTFRPIDEAAQDLRDELQESLKPLKDKLKRFHEVKKVWNETAKHIKAQAANTERQIKEQFKKLHQFLEEEEEVRIFSLKEEEKQKSQRMKEEMEVLSTEIAALSQTVRATEDKLRAADVSFLKNYKAAVERVKQCPLLEDPQLPSGALIDVAKHLGNLSFHIWNKMKNMVSYSPVIPDPNSAGSDLILSEDLTCVRGGEEQQLPDNPERIGYRSVLSSKGFNSGTHSWDVEVGENTNWEVGVCEESAVRKRDINSGLWRIEFFNYKYTAYTPSDEHNDLSVRRRPQRIRVNLDWDRGKLSFSDPDTNTHIHTFTHTFTEKLFPYIYSYDPCPLKIIPLNVSVTVNHQPKR, from the coding sequence ATGGCTTCTTGTTCAGAGGAGGATCTGTGCTGTTCTGTCTGCTGTGACATCTTCAAACATCCTGTGATTCTGTCATGTAGCCACAGCTTCTGTAAAGCCTGTCTGcagagatggtggagagagaagcAGGCCCAGGAGTGTCCAGTCTGTAGGAAAAGATCTTCGAGGTCAGAACCACCTATTAACTTGGCATTAAAGAACATGTGTGAGGCCTTCTTACTGCAGAGAGATCAGAGAGCTTCATCAGACTCTGAGGATCTCTGCAGTTTGCACTCTGAGAAACTCAGACTGTTCTGTCTGGATCATCAGCAGCCAGCATGTcttgtctgcagagactctaaACAACACACCAACCACACATTCAGACCCATCGATGAAGCTGCACAAGATCTCAGGGACGAGCTCCAGGAATCACTGAAGCCCTTAAAGGACAAACTGAAGCGATTTCATGaggtcaaaaaagtctggaatgaaacagcaaaacacatCAAGGCCCAGgctgcaaacacagagagacagataaaggAGCAGTTTAAGAAACTTCACCAGTTtctagaagaggaagaggaggtcagAATATTTTcactgaaggaggaagagaagcagaagagtcagaggatgaaggaggagatggaggttcTGAGCACAGAGATAGCAGCTCTTTCACAAACAGTCAGAGCCACAGAGGACAAGCTGAGAGCTGCAGACGTCTCATTCCTGAAAAACTACAAGGctgcagtggaaagagtcaagcagtgccccctgctggaggatccacagctgccctcaggAGCTCTGATAGATGTGGCCAAACACCTGGGCAACCTGAGCTTCCACATCTGGAACAAGATGAAGAACATGGTCTCCTACAGTCCTGTGATTCCGGACCCAAACTCTGCTGGTTCAGACCTCATcctgtctgaagatctgacctgtgtgagaggaggagaggagcagcagcttcctgataaTCCAGAGAGGATTGGATACAGATCTGTCCTGAGCTCTAAGGGCTTCAACTCAGGGACTCACAGCTGGGACGTCGAGGTTGGAGAGAACACAAACTGGGAAgttggtgtgtgtgaggagtCAGCAGTCAGGAAGAGAGACATAAACTCTGGATTATGGAGAATAGAGTTTTTCAATTATAAATACACAGCATACACCCCATCAGATGAACACAATGATCTGTCTGTGAGAAGACGACCtcagaggatcagagtgaatcTGGACTGGGACAGAGGAAAGCTGTCATTCTCTGATCctgacactaacacacacatacacaccttcacacacactttcactgaaaagCTGTTTCCATACATTTATAGTTATGATCCATGTCCTCTGAAGATAATACCACTGAACGTCTCTGTAACAGTGAATCATCAACCTaagagatga